One window of Rhinoraja longicauda isolate Sanriku21f chromosome 9, sRhiLon1.1, whole genome shotgun sequence genomic DNA carries:
- the akap12b gene encoding A-kinase anchor protein 12b isoform X3 — MEEMELNQEEVPIESEGGEQINAQEGGDLHEDKGEQAEEVQAAEIGFKKVFKFVGLKFTMKKEKSVKPEPVQLLTMTREENGRAGETGGESQQVVAGGTEANGSPTDEAEGSPPEILSPEKVEENVVQEETKPPDAEEPPATAEPPSTAEPPATAEPPATAEPSANTAENPAVDSPLKRFFKQGFFSGLRRKQSFKKAKDEPLIIGEKTEANGEQAGAAEAGGSGEMEHGPEAQPSTSQEAAEVLAAQAPEENRGGEEDFEDLTSELACVRVASEPPTMVESKTSQAKEVGVPAENLVATDTGTGQVIFSGGKSPEGAVVAESAAPKATTELQAQHEEMAQEKPSEPIAAEGELLSSQRSKHQDSPLKKLLKSSSIKKLSGKKAKGKKGESRAGDTDDEAKLQSSTESEGSPDGQKPDSPPTFPEETGKGISAEVTESGLLPAEQEEVNGGADGERRKEAITAWASFKKLVTPRKRSKGPSESDRDDEQNDKAKSATISSVESNGSEKQEEPKSNGEEQKLERSIEDPKKKADAPVTWEALICVGSSKKRTRKLSESELQKSNEEAQSPEGNGQVQDSTEEMKVSSPQAPEQEQGGTSPECAESPVEGEATEAAISTWESFKRMVTSRRKSKSKLEERVEESVPCPEAALPEAEAGKEESWVNLKKLIPGRKKKRSDAKGEQLQGELVDKEAEFGGSKSEDESETPAVVPLSEYDAVDDQKEHEERLRAGPEAVPKVDGVITTSDAAQTGELGGEQTAAGEPGSLDAIKSSVDERSPSWISVAVSEIIEEVVEDQVAEEALAVKKQTEDGPKPVPVEEAGEVAPDEVAEEARAAVAKGAAAVDHPADESFTEETAEMVSAVSQLTETPVTTAEGTPVQEDEAVVSRQTQEVLEEAAEKVKLVGSCHTPAGTQVAESGPEIPTGKMPCKQEPLAAEVLAADCGEKAAEQISEAAITGSPAPGDVQGGPVEVIVPAVQQGAAVQGTEAESSAAAAVVQEVETLAEHAGEEMSSAINKNVVTHESTTTTTMSKGLATLVKEVRTEIVEIVRETRTSETGHGVDIEEPEVAGEQSVKATEEGYQTEHRTTDLSPVQAEKTEAEPVVKSGEAEVTPEPVSRDEEAAMEQVGDVTPGDAEQERVGRVEAASVDVIDNAPEMGAEKTLGEGSEDAGVQEVEKEQEQSAEAPAKVEEGVIETVLVEETGQIAEPVDVSAVETCEEHIEVTPASVTEVLHGEETNQITAAEGSKTESRVEPVEAISAVGVTERVCGEGTTELAPVGVTEALLGEEPVEISPALGVTEGLCNEETIELAPVGVVEAQLGEEAIEITPALGVTEVMFREVNKTSQEVAAEGVCGDETTVITLVGVTEMIVGEELADISRVDLTGVVPGEEPIEMAPTVGVTQVVCSEEASKITPAVVSEALPCEEPVKIFPTVRMEEPVCSENTTELPALGAAKIASAEEPVKITHVSVADVLAEETSKVTSLDLSEVLPGEEKMEIAPVVVTTVCAEETIEVAPVVGADVARSEVAPVEGRVEERKSEPREGEGNAPQEGASDRTEGQVQQVIISEVEQFVAVEILQQTVDVRQDQRVVAEKQETRMEEVVCEELAEEQRAQEPPADAMGSAPQILLPTTIEGPCKVTNKTTIIKVASVVVTSEAVCDVLEGMKPVQPKIEETRLPSEEMDTGLVEVSRGRCETPPREQPEELLVEMAATEAATKHVETEVTSEPLNTTNGGESLSPERATGVVEPSGDAEGKLPSLGKDEPAQGEHQSPEKMPFTAGDLVQSDQLSVRAPNVLNMAASMLLKNVESVKPQAEVEFSHATVKLVTETICPTAESAPKVTLHAASITDECRAIQNETVTPMEDLPIDKSSESCKETFLVTALSVEERVITETVTTAAAEVPEQCGADRVVLPSEDVNRTSIAVTAAVIVDAAIEMASGCLSGSAEGSKMGSTLDGQTVKSFVKEQRKPQPADCKIKENVALRSECLEVQNEVEASQTLASEELNMQTAQALTQDALVVVQLQGQEGTKEEANVPGPQKDLAIEGTGEVVDHRLKTSGSKGIEEGKVVMQSAEMVPETTVRADQVPIETETPPSVHTKQAKELSDGTLDNISVSPDVIKAESCSSLEEPEGIFHSTEMVERIKLETTQPLAEERNDVQGRMISLTEELANENLATIEVETRVLIEGEETGQNQSPGTNEKKSQEAETKPATLEFVKDAAEKTPS; from the coding sequence ATGGAGGAAATGGAGTTAAACCAGGAGGAGGTGCCGATCGAGAGTGAAGGCGGAGAGCAGATCAACGCCCAGGAGGGAGGGGACTTGCACGAAGACAAGGGAGAGCAGGCCGAGGAAGTGCAGGCAGCTGAGATTGGCTTCAAGAAGGTCTTCAAGTTTGTCGGCTTGAAGTTCACCATGAAGAAGGAGAAGTCGGTGAAGCCTGAGCCCGTCCAGCTGCTCACCATGACCAGGGAAGAAAACGGCAGGGCAGGAGAAACGGGCGGTGAATCCCAGCAAGTAGTGGCAGGAGGCACAGAAGCCAATGGAAGCCCCACCGATGAGGCCGAGGGAAGTCCACCAGAGATCCTCTCGCCGGAAAAAGTGGAAGAGAACGTTGTGCAAGAAGAAACCAAACCACCAGACGCCGAGGAGCCCCCGGCAACCGCGGAGCCCCCGTCAACCGCGGAGCCCCCGGCAACCGCGGAGCCCCCGGCAACCGCGGAGCCCAGTGCCAACACAGCAGAGAACCCTGCCGTCGACTCTCCGCTCAAGAGATTTTTCAAGCAGGGCTTTTTCTCGGGGTTGCGAAGGAAGCAGAGTTTCAAGAAGGCCAAGGATGAGCCGCTCATCATCGGGGAGAAGACGGAAGCAAACGGGGAGCAAGCTGGTGCCGCTGAGGCTGGGGGGAGCGGGGAGATGGAGCACGGACCTGAGGCACAGCCTTCCACTTCCCAGGAAGCAGCCGAAGTCCTGGCTGCTCAAGCGCCGGAAGAAAatcgagggggagaggaggacttTGAAGATCTCACCTCAGAGTTAGCATGCGTTAGGGTGGCAAGCGAGCCACCGACCATGGTGGAAAGCAAGACCTCACAAGCTAAAGAGGTTGGTGTCCCCGCGGAGAACTTGGTTGCCACTGATACAGGGACGGGTCAGGTCATCTTCAGCGGTGGAAAATCACCAGAGGGAGCAGTGGTTGCAGAGTCCGCTGCCCCCAAAGCCACGACGGAGCTTCAAGCCCAACACGAGGAGATGGCCCAAGAGAAACCTTCAGAACCAATTGCCGCCGAGGGTGAGCTCCTGTCTTCACAAAGGTCAAAGCATCAAGATAGTCCACTGAAGAAGCTTCTCAAAAGCAGCAGCATCAAAAAACTGTCCGGCAAGAAGGCAAAAGGCAAGAAAGGGGAGTCCAGAGCAGGGGACACTGACGACGAGGCAAAACTGCAGTCCTCGACCGAATCCGAAGGCAGCCCCGATGGCCAAAAGCCGGACAGCCCGCCGACATTCCCGGAGGAAACGGGCAAGGGAATCTCGGCAGAGGTGACGGAATCGGGTTTGTTGCCCGCAGAGCAGGAGGAGGTAAACGGCGGTGCTgacggggagaggaggaaggaagcCATCACTGCCTGGGCCTCCTTCAAGAAGCTGGTGACCCCCAGGAAACGATCCAAAGGGCCGTCGGAGAGCGACCGAGACGACGAGCAGAACGACAAGGCGAAGAGCGCCACCATCTCCTCTGTGGAGAGCAATGGCTCCGAGAAGCAAGAAGAACCCAAGTCCAATGGCGAGGAGCAGAAGTTGGAACGGAGCATCGAGGACCCAAAGAAGAAAGCGGATGCCCCCGTGACTTGGGAGGCGTTGATCTGCGTCGGGTCATCCAAGAAAAGGACGAGGAAACTGTCCGAGTCGGAGCTTCAGAAGTCAAACGAGGAGGCCCAAAGTCCAGAGGGAAATGGCCAAGTACAAGACAGTACAGAGGAGATGAAAGTCAGCAGCCCACAAGCACCTGAACAGGAGCAAGGAGGAACATCTCCGGAATGTGCTGAGAGTCCTGTGGAAGGTGAGGCTACAGAAGCGGCCATCTCCACTTGGGAATCCTTCAAGAGAATGGTGACCTCCAGGCGTAAGTCAAAGTCCAAGCTGGAAGAGCGCGTGGAGGAATCCGTACCTTGCCCGGAAGCCGCTCTTCCAGAAGCTGAGGCCGGCAAGGAAGAATCCTGGGTGAATCTGAAGAAACTGATACCGGGCAGAAAAAAGAAGAGGTCGGACGCTAAAGGAGAGCAACTTCAGGGCGAGCTCGTGGACAAAGAGGCAGAGTTTGGAGGAAGCAAGAGCGAAGATGAATCGGAGACACCGGCGGTGGTGCCACTCTCCGAGTACGATGCCGTGGACGATCAGAAAGAGCACGAGGAGAGGCTGAGAGCAGGGCCCGAGGCGGTTCCAAAGGTGGATGGAGTTATCACCACCTCTGATGCCGCTCAAACAGGGGAACTGGGCGGTGAGCAGACCGCCGCAggggaacctggatctctggatgCCATCAAGAGCAGCGTGGACGAGAGGTCTCCCTCGTGGATATCGGTGGCTGTTTCGGAGATAATCGAGGAGGTGGTTGAAGATCAGGTCGCTGAGGAGGCCCTGGCGGTAAAGAAGCAAACGGAGGATGGTCCCAAACCTGTGCCGGTGGAGGAGGCAGGTGAGGTCGCTCCAGATGAGGTGGCCGAGGAAGCTCGGGCGGCCGTCGCCAAGGGAGCAGCGGCAGTGGACCACCCGGCAGACGAGTCGTTCACCGAGGAGACGGCCGAGATGGTCTCGGCGGTCTCCCAGCTGACGGAGACGCCGGTGACTACGGCAGAGGGCACGCCCGTCCAAGAGGACGAGGCTGTGGTGAGCAGGCAAACCCAGGAGGTGCTGGAAGAGGCTGCGGAGAAGGTGAAGCTGGTCGGGTCCTGCCACACCCCGGCCGGCACGCAGGTTGCTGAGTCGGGGCCGGAGATTCCCACCGGGAAGATGCCGTGCAAACAGGAGCCGCTCGCTGCTGAGGTACTGGCGgcagattgtggagagaaagcagCCGAGCAGATCTCCGAAGCAGCGATCACTGGGTCTCCCGCACCGGGCGACGTCCAGGGGGGACCTGTTGAAGTGATCGTGCCAGCCGTGCAGCAGGGGGCAGCCGTGCAGGGGACCGAGGCGGAGAGCAGCGCCGCAGCTGCAGTGGTGCAGGAGGTGGAAACGCTTGCAGAGCATGCCGGTGAAGAGATGTCGTCCGCGATCAACAAGAACGTCGTGACCCACGAGAGCACGACAACCACAACTATGAGCAAGGGCCTGGCCACCTTGGTAAAGGAGGTGAGGACCGAAATAGTGGAAATTGTACGGGAGACCCGCACTTCGGAAACTGGCCACGGAGTGGACATTGAGGAACCAGAGGTTGCTGGGGAGCAGTCTGTCAAGGCCACCGAGGAGGGATATCAGACAGAACACCGGACAACTGATCTTTCACCTGTGCAGGCGGAGAAGACAGAGGCAGAGCCAGTGGTGAAAAGTGGAGAGGCTGAGGTAACCCCAGAACCAGTCAGCAGGGATGAAGAGGCAGCAATGGAGCAAGTGGGTGACGTGACTCCAGGGGATGCCGAACAGGAGAGAGTAGGAAGGGTTGAAGCTGCTTCTGTGGACGTCATTGACAATGCTCCAGAGATGGGGGCGGAGAAGACCTTGGGCGAGGGCTCGGAGGATGCAGGTGTCCAGGAGGTTGAGAAGGAGCAGGAACAGAGTGCAGAAGCCCCAGCAAAGGTCGAAGAGGGTGTGATTGAGACGGTGCTTGTTGAAGAGACTGGGCAAATCGCGGAGCCAGTGGACGTGAGCGCAGTCGAGACTTGTGAAGAGCACATTGAGGTTACCCCAGCAAGTGTGACTGAGGTTCTACATGGTGAAGAAACCAACCAAATCACTGCAGCAGAAGGGAGCAAGACTGAGAGTCGTGTCGAGCCTGTTGAAGCCATTTCAGCAGTGGGAGTGACCGAGAGGGTGTGTGGTGAAGGGACCACTGAACTCGCTCCAGTGGGAGTAACAGAAGCTCTACTGGGCGAAGAACCCGTTGAAATCTCTCCAGCACTGGGAGTAACCGAGGGGCTGTGTAATGAAGAAACGATTGAACTCGCTCCTGTGGGAGTAGTTGAGGCTCAATTAGGTGAAGAGGCCATTGAGATCACTCCTGCACTCGGAGTGACAGAGGTGATGTTCAGAGAAGTCAATAAAACTAGTCAGGAGGTGGCAGCGGAGGGGGTGTGCGGTGACGAGACGACTGTGATCACTCTGGTGGGAGTAACAGAGATGATAGTTGGTGAAGAACTTGCTGATATCAGCCGGGTGGATTTAACTGGGGTTGTACCTGGTGAGGAACCCATTGAAATGGCTCCAACAGTGGGAGTGACGCAGGTGGTATGCAGCGAGGAGGCCTCCAAAATCACTCCAGCCGTTGTCTCGGAGGCACTGCCTTGTGAAGAGCCCGTCAAAATCTTTCCAACAGTCAGAATGGAGGAGCCAGTGTGCAGTGAAAACACAACGGAACTCCCTGCATTGGGAGCTGCGAAGATTGCATCAGCTGAGGAGCCCGTCAAAATCACTCACGTGAGTGTGGCTGACGTTCTAGCTGAAGAGACGAGCAAAGTCACCTCTCTCGATCTATCTGAAGTTTTACCTGGTGAAGAGAAGATGGAAATTGCCCCGGTGGTAGTAACCACGGTGTGTGCTGAAGAGACCATTGAAGTTGCACCAGTGGTGGGAGCGGATGTGGCGCGTAGTGAAGTGGCTCCAGTGGAGGGGAGAGTAGAAGAGAGGAAGAGTGAACCCAGGGAAGGAGAAGGTAATGCTCCGCAGGAGGGGGCAAGTGATAGAACCGAGgggcaagtacaacaggtaatcaTCTCTGAAGTAGAGCAGTTCGTGGCCGTTGAGATCCTGCAACAGACCGTGGACGTCCGGCAGGATCAGCGAGTTGTTGCAGAGAAGCAGGAAACGAGAATGGAAGAAGTAGTCTGTGAAGAGCTTGCTGAAGAGCAGAGAGCTCAGGAACCTCCTGCTGATGCCATGGGTTCAGCCCCACAAATCCTATTGCCCACCACCATTGAAGGGCCATGCAAAGTAACCAACAAAACCACCATAATTAAAGTTGCAAGCGTCGTTGTGACCAGTGAAGCTGTCTGTGATGTGCTGGAAGGCATGAAGCCCGTACAGCCCAAAATTGAAGAGACTCGCCTTCCCTCCGAAGAAATGGACACTGGGTTGGTTGAGGTGTCCAGAGGTCGCTGTGAAACCCCACCAAGGGAGCAGCCTGAAGAACTACTCGTGGAAATGGCCGCAACAGAGGCAGCAACCAAACACGTTGAAACGGAAGTGACTAGCGAGCCACTGAACACGACCAACGGAGGTGAAAGTCTGAGCCCCGAGCGAGCTACAGGTGTGGTTGAGCCTTCGGGCGATGCGGAGGGTAAACTGCCCTCCCTGGGCAAGGATGAACCAGCACAGGGTGAACACCAGTCCCCCGAAAAGATGCCATTTACAGCGGGCGACCTTGTCCAAAGTGACCAGCTGTCCGTGCGTGCCCCCAATGTTCTAAATATGGCTGCTTCTATGCTACTTAAAAACGTTGAGTCGGTCAAACCACAGGCTGAGGTCGAGTTCAGTCACGCAACCGTCAAACTAGTTACTGAAACAATCTGTCCAACTGCTGAAAGTGCCCCCAAAGTCACATTACACGCTGCTTCTATTACTGATGAATGCCGAGCTATACAGAACGAGACGGTGACCCCAATGGAGGACCTTCCTATAGATAAGAGTTCAGAGTCTTGTAAGGAGACTTTCCTTGTGACTGCACTTTCTGTGGAGGAGCGGGTCATCACGGAGACGGTAacaacggcagcggcagaggtTCCAGAGCAGTGTGGTGCGGATCGAGTCGTGCTTCCATCTGAGGATGTTAATCGAACGTCAATAGCAGTGACTGCGGCTGTCATTGTGGACGCTGCAATAGAAATGGCCTCAGGCTGCTTGTCGGGCAGTGCCGAGGGCTCTAAGATGGGCTCAACCCTCGATGGACAAACGGTAAAGAGCTTTGTGAAGGAACAACGTAAGCCTCAGCCGGCTGACTGCAAAATCAAAGAAAATGTTGCACTGAGATCGGAGTGTTTGGAAGTGCAGAACGAGGTAGAAGCAAGTCAGACTCTGGCGTCTGAAGAGCTGAACATGCAAACTGCTCAGGCTCTCACTCAAGATGCTCTGGTAGTTGTTCAGCTGCAGGGACAAGAGGGTACAAAGGAGGAGGCAAACGTACCAGGGCCACAAAAGGATCTGGCGATTGAAGGAACAGGTGAAGTGGTTGATCATAGATTGAAGACTTCAGGAAGTAAGGGCATTGAAGAAGGAAAAGTGGTAATGCAGTCAGCGGAGATGGTGCCCGAGACGACTGTAAGAGCTGACCAGGTGCCAATTGAGACTGAAACTCCTCCATCAGTGCACACTAAGCAAGCAAAGGAATTATCTGATGGTACTTTAGACAATATTTCAGTCTCTCCAGATGTGATCAAAGCTGAAAGTTGCTCTTCCCTGGAGGAGCCTGAAGGAATATTTCATTCCACGGAAATGGTAGAGAGAATCAAACTCGAAACAACCCAGCCTCTAGCTGAAGAGAGAAATGACGTACAAGGCAGAATGATCTCATTGACTGAAGAATTAGCAAATGAAAACCTGGCTACAATTGAGGTGGAAACCAGGGTTCTAATAGAGGGCGAAGAGACGGGCCAAAATCAGTCACCGGGAACAAATGAAAAGAAAAGCCAGGAAGCGGAGACTAAGCCAGCTACTTTAGAATTTGTAAAAGATGCAGCGGAAAAAACACCCTCTTGA